The following are encoded together in the Nitrospirota bacterium genome:
- a CDS encoding antitoxin family protein encodes MPKTINAVYENGVFKPLEPISLKEHARVTLDINLDDKLRRQLKDLTENIYKRTAKYAEDNRRK; translated from the coding sequence ATGCCCAAAACAATTAATGCAGTATACGAAAATGGTGTTTTTAAGCCTTTAGAGCCGATTTCTCTGAAAGAGCACGCGCGTGTTACGCTTGATATAAACTTAGACGATAAACTGCGCCGGCAATTAAAGGACCTGACAGAAAATATTTACAAAAGAACTGCTAAATATGCAGAAGATAACCGCAGGAAATAA
- a CDS encoding DUF4258 domain-containing protein produces the protein MLNSYMELILRVKELIKNGNYRLTLHAEIEGDADYISIADLEEVLMHDKCELIEDYPKDPRGHSFLLFGFTGQGQPVHALCSIHEETLVVITVYRPDPELWINWKIRKEGK, from the coding sequence ATGTTAAACTCCTATATGGAGCTAATCTTACGAGTTAAAGAGCTTATTAAAAATGGAAACTACAGACTCACATTGCATGCTGAAATAGAAGGAGATGCAGACTATATAAGCATTGCCGATTTAGAAGAAGTTTTGATGCATGATAAATGTGAACTTATAGAAGATTATCCAAAGGATCCAAGAGGGCATTCTTTTTTGCTGTTTGGATTTACAGGGCAAGGACAGCCAGTACATGCACTGTGTTCTATTCACGAGGAGACTTTAGTTGTAATTACAGTATACAGACCCGATCCTGAGTTATGGATTAATTGGAAGATAAGAAAGGAGGGAAAATGA
- a CDS encoding HigA family addiction module antidote protein, with protein MTKHKLQPIHPGEILMEEFLKPMEISQYKLAKDISVPARRINEIVHGKRSITPDTALRLSRYFGLSDRFWINLQARYDLEIEKDRLVNRLSKEVHVYAAAI; from the coding sequence ATGACTAAACACAAATTACAGCCGATTCATCCGGGTGAAATTCTTATGGAAGAATTCCTTAAACCTATGGAAATTAGCCAGTATAAGTTGGCAAAGGACATCAGTGTACCGGCAAGGCGCATCAATGAAATAGTCCACGGCAAACGTTCCATCACTCCGGACACTGCATTGAGGTTATCGCGTTATTTTGGTCTTTCAGACCGGTTCTGGATAAATCTGCAGGCGCGGTATGACCTTGAAATAGAAAAGGACAGATTAGTGAACAGACTCAGCAAAGAAGTGCACGTTTACGCCGCCGCTATTTAG
- a CDS encoding zf-TFIIB domain-containing protein — protein sequence MAKTKKCEHCGKDINVSYKVCPLCGGHQGETTAPAPPVCPRCKAPLTTSVINDEEYNVCPSCSGMWLDRVKFHRATTEYDVFKKTDFKDEYKKEPLRESVEYIPCVRCGKLMNRKNFNRISGVMIDECGRHGVWLDSGEFERIRHFIADGGLQRSQDKEIETNRLKIEEVAMEQQDTAFLLKILHFWKFKRWIFS from the coding sequence ATGGCTAAAACCAAAAAGTGCGAACACTGCGGCAAGGATATAAATGTCAGTTATAAGGTCTGCCCTCTGTGCGGCGGACATCAGGGCGAAACCACTGCGCCTGCCCCGCCGGTATGTCCCCGGTGCAAAGCGCCCCTAACAACAAGCGTCATCAATGATGAAGAGTACAATGTCTGCCCTTCATGCAGCGGCATGTGGCTTGACAGGGTAAAATTTCACCGCGCCACCACAGAGTATGATGTTTTCAAAAAAACAGATTTTAAGGATGAATATAAAAAAGAACCCCTCAGAGAGTCTGTTGAATATATCCCGTGCGTCAGGTGCGGGAAGCTGATGAACAGAAAAAATTTCAACAGAATCTCCGGCGTGATGATAGATGAATGCGGAAGGCACGGGGTGTGGCTTGACAGCGGAGAGTTTGAGAGGATAAGGCATTTTATCGCCGACGGCGGGCTTCAGCGGTCGCAGGATAAGGAAATTGAGACAAACCGGCTCAAGATTGAAGAGGTCGCAATGGAACAGCAGGACACCGCATTTCTGCTTAAAATCCTGCATTTCTGGAAGTTTAAGAGATGGATATTCAGCTAA
- the gspE gene encoding type II secretion system ATPase GspE, whose product METINNINDEDIEPALLKDLPLLFVKGNVFLPLRSQGGELLAAVADNQGVLALMDVARTHNLKPRPVQAPKGVILDAINRIYSRTSSVSDVMGEIKGEDLSMIATEFESPKDLMELTEEAPIIRLLNALLVEAVKERASDIHIEPYENGLDVRLRVDGVLRKVLTPPKIIQDAFISRIKILAGLDIAEKRLPQDGRIRLLVGGKDIDIRVSIVPTSMGERAVLRLLDRQMGVLSLEMIGLEGATLSTFRDFLSRTSGIILVTGPTGSGKTTTLYSALLRLNTEERNIITVEDPVEYQLKGIGQIHVNPKIGLTFASGLRAILRQDPDIMMVGEIRDVETAEIAVHASLTGHLVLSTLHTNDAPGALTRLIDMGIEPFLVASSLIGVLAQRLVRVICPHCKEAYEPSEAEKEYFLNSSLLTPHSSLFLHRGRGCDKCLGKGYLGRTGLFELLEITPEIRLMIVERRDAQGIRDSAIGQGFKTLRDDGIGKVLNGITTLEEVLRVTQKES is encoded by the coding sequence ATGGAAACCATAAACAACATAAATGATGAGGACATAGAGCCTGCACTGCTTAAAGACCTTCCGCTTTTATTTGTAAAAGGCAATGTCTTTTTGCCTTTGCGCAGTCAGGGCGGGGAACTGCTTGCCGCAGTTGCCGACAATCAGGGCGTATTGGCGCTCATGGATGTGGCAAGGACGCATAACCTTAAACCAAGACCTGTTCAGGCTCCCAAAGGCGTGATACTTGATGCCATTAACCGCATTTACAGCCGCACAAGCAGTGTCAGCGATGTAATGGGTGAAATCAAGGGCGAAGACCTGTCAATGATTGCCACAGAGTTTGAGTCTCCCAAAGACCTTATGGAGCTTACAGAAGAGGCGCCGATTATCAGGCTTCTGAATGCGCTTTTGGTGGAGGCTGTAAAGGAAAGGGCCAGCGACATACACATAGAGCCTTATGAAAACGGGCTTGATGTCAGATTAAGGGTTGACGGGGTTTTACGGAAGGTTCTCACACCGCCGAAGATTATTCAGGACGCATTCATATCAAGGATAAAAATCCTTGCAGGGCTTGACATAGCGGAAAAGCGCCTCCCTCAGGACGGAAGGATAAGACTGCTTGTCGGAGGAAAGGATATTGACATAAGGGTCTCAATAGTGCCGACCTCAATGGGTGAAAGGGCAGTGCTCAGACTGCTTGACAGGCAGATGGGCGTCTTAAGCCTTGAGATGATCGGTCTTGAAGGCGCTACGCTTAGCACATTCAGGGATTTTTTATCGCGGACCAGCGGGATAATACTTGTTACAGGACCGACAGGCTCAGGAAAAACAACCACACTTTACTCTGCGCTCCTCAGGCTTAATACTGAAGAAAGAAATATTATTACAGTGGAAGACCCGGTGGAATATCAGCTTAAGGGTATAGGGCAGATTCACGTAAACCCGAAAATCGGGCTTACATTTGCATCAGGGCTGAGGGCAATTCTAAGACAGGACCCTGATATAATGATGGTCGGAGAGATAAGGGATGTTGAGACTGCGGAGATTGCAGTGCATGCCTCGCTTACAGGGCATCTTGTCTTAAGCACCCTGCATACAAACGACGCGCCGGGCGCGCTCACAAGGCTTATTGATATGGGCATAGAGCCTTTTCTTGTCGCATCATCTCTGATAGGAGTCCTTGCCCAGAGGCTTGTAAGGGTAATCTGCCCTCACTGCAAAGAGGCGTATGAACCATCTGAGGCAGAAAAGGAATATTTTCTTAACTCCTCACTCCTCACCCCTCACTCCTCACTGTTTTTGCACAGAGGCAGAGGCTGTGATAAATGTCTCGGCAAGGGTTATCTCGGAAGAACCGGACTGTTTGAACTTTTGGAAATTACCCCGGAGATACGGTTAATGATTGTGGAAAGGAGAGATGCTCAGGGCATCAGGGACTCAGCCATCGGGCAGGGTTTTAAGACATTGCGTGATGACGGCATCGGAAAGGTTTTAAACGGGATTACGACATTAGAAGAAGTCTTGAGGGTAACGCAGAAAGAAAGTTAA
- a CDS encoding HEPN domain-containing protein has translation MKDKSRDNIKAAQLLEEKEFYDSSVSRSYYAAYLAAWHHLSKIGIQPLHEAKKGGIYWRHDLFPELLCDEYKLIGPDQMSKFEILYSRRIKADYYVDKVVKEEAGDSFKLASDFISLFLDNKGIIE, from the coding sequence ATGAAAGACAAATCCCGCGACAACATTAAAGCCGCGCAATTATTGGAAGAGAAGGAGTTTTACGACTCTTCTGTCTCACGCTCGTATTATGCGGCGTATCTTGCAGCATGGCATCATTTATCAAAGATAGGTATTCAGCCTTTGCATGAGGCAAAAAAAGGCGGTATTTATTGGCGTCATGACTTATTCCCTGAACTTTTATGTGATGAATATAAACTTATCGGACCAGACCAAATGTCAAAATTTGAAATATTATATTCCCGTAGAATTAAAGCAGATTATTATGTTGATAAAGTCGTGAAAGAGGAGGCCGGTGATTCATTTAAACTGGCTTCAGATTTTATCTCATTATTTTTAGATAACAAGGGGATAATTGAATGA
- a CDS encoding type II toxin-antitoxin system RelE/ParE family toxin translates to MIKSFACGKTERLFNREFSRKLPQSIQQIARRKLEILDASEALQDLRIPLSNHLEKLSGDRKGQNSIRINIRWRICFEWRDGNAYNVEIVDYH, encoded by the coding sequence ATGATAAAAAGTTTCGCGTGCGGGAAGACAGAAAGACTTTTCAATCGTGAATTTTCCCGTAAACTTCCGCAGAGTATTCAGCAAATTGCACGGCGAAAACTTGAAATATTAGACGCATCTGAGGCGCTTCAGGATTTGCGTATACCGCTTTCCAATCACCTTGAAAAACTATCAGGTGACAGGAAAGGTCAAAACAGCATCCGTATTAATATTCGCTGGCGTATCTGTTTTGAATGGCGTGATGGGAATGCTTACAACGTAGAAATCGTTGACTATCATTAG
- a CDS encoding type II secretion system F family protein: protein MPLFKYTGYNEDGSEIKGTLEADSPKSAALKVRATGLFPKEIIRAESFKKSWRSGMMRKNPAAMLPEITRNLCTLLSADVPVIEAIGASASEQRGEWKNILIDIKERLSAGASLARAMQAYPLIFPEFYTGMVSAGENSGRLAEVLTKLADFFEAQESIKNKLRNALVYPVFMIFVSFFVLSFLFTFVIPKITKIFEETSAALPFITQVLIMVSAAFQKFWWLMALLAAGAAVFYKRLRRTKSEQIDALLLKAPLGILQSLYISRFALTMSFLLSGGLPILQAMQLSAGAVGNAHLKKRIMSARNHVSQGAKISTSLEGFPPTFLQIISTGEQSGQLAEVLKRAAASYEAEFDRKLQKFVSLLEPSLILLMGLIVGFIVLAVLLPIFELNQLIK, encoded by the coding sequence ATGCCGCTTTTTAAATACACCGGATACAACGAAGACGGTTCAGAGATTAAAGGGACTCTGGAGGCAGACAGCCCTAAGAGTGCGGCCCTTAAGGTAAGGGCAACCGGACTTTTCCCAAAAGAGATTATCAGGGCAGAATCTTTTAAAAAATCATGGCGCTCAGGGATGATGCGTAAGAATCCTGCTGCCATGCTTCCTGAAATTACAAGAAACCTATGCACTTTGCTGTCCGCAGACGTTCCAGTGATAGAGGCAATCGGCGCCTCAGCCTCAGAGCAAAGGGGCGAATGGAAAAATATCCTCATAGACATAAAAGAAAGGCTGTCAGCCGGCGCATCGCTTGCAAGGGCCATGCAGGCATATCCTTTAATTTTCCCCGAATTTTATACAGGCATGGTCTCTGCCGGAGAAAACAGCGGAAGGCTGGCCGAAGTGCTTACGAAATTAGCAGACTTTTTTGAGGCGCAGGAGTCCATAAAAAATAAATTGAGAAACGCACTTGTATATCCTGTATTCATGATATTTGTAAGCTTTTTTGTGCTCTCGTTTCTTTTTACATTTGTCATACCGAAGATAACAAAAATATTTGAAGAAACTTCGGCGGCTCTGCCTTTTATTACTCAGGTTTTAATAATGGTCAGTGCGGCATTTCAAAAATTCTGGTGGCTGATGGCTTTATTAGCGGCAGGAGCGGCAGTTTTTTATAAAAGGCTTAGAAGAACAAAAAGTGAGCAAATAGATGCATTACTGCTTAAGGCTCCGCTTGGAATACTGCAGAGCCTTTATATTTCGCGTTTTGCATTGACCATGTCGTTTCTTCTTTCAGGCGGGCTTCCTATACTTCAGGCAATGCAGTTAAGCGCAGGCGCTGTGGGTAATGCCCATCTGAAAAAGAGGATAATGTCCGCGCGCAATCATGTCTCACAGGGGGCAAAGATTTCAACGAGCCTTGAAGGCTTTCCGCCGACATTCCTGCAGATAATCTCAACCGGCGAGCAAAGCGGTCAATTGGCTGAGGTCTTAAAAAGAGCGGCGGCGTCTTATGAGGCTGAGTTTGACAGGAAACTCCAGAAGTTTGTGAGCCTGCTGGAGCCGTCTCTCATATTGCTCATGGGATTGATTGTCGGCTTTATTGTGCTGGCAGTGCTCCTGCCGATATTTGAATTAAACCAGTTGATAAAGTAA